A region from the Aegilops tauschii subsp. strangulata cultivar AL8/78 chromosome 5, Aet v6.0, whole genome shotgun sequence genome encodes:
- the LOC109782587 gene encoding uncharacterized protein: MLGRVIFCVVIAAAVLAVVLLATVSPLPHRSTARPRGLRDITVYIHPAASGAARHKQGAAHGDEGVARALVFRHRMTAGPEITSAAVGAASGFVLPGERGSAMSAFDTVHLAFDAPGLSGSLCVEVARDKEALCVVGGTGAFAFARGRGAVLRPERGKRLDGGGAGTALRLELSLSLSVASAGAG, from the coding sequence ATGCTAGGCAGGGTCATCTTCTGCGTGGTGATCGCCGCGGccgtcctcgccgtcgtcctgcTCGCCACCGTCTCCCCTCTCCCCCACCGGTCCACCGCGCGCCCCCGGGGACTCCGCGACATCACGGTGTACATCCATCCGGCGGCGTCAGGTGCCGCGAGGCATAAGCAGGGCGCCGCGCACGGAGACGAAGGGGTGGCGAGGGCGCTGGTGTTCCGCCACCGGATGACGGCGGGGCCGGAGATCACGTCAGCGGCCGTCGGCGCGGCCTCGGGGTTCGTTCTCCCGGGCGAGCGCGGCTCGGCGATGTCGGCGTTCGACACGGTGCACCTGGCGTTCGACGCGCCCGGGCTGTCCGGCAGCCTCTGCGTGGAGGTGGCCAGGGACAAGGAGGCGCTCTGTGTGGTGGGCGGCACGGGCGCGTTCGCGTTCGCGCGCGGGCGCGGCGCCGTCCTGCGCCCGGAGCGGGGGAAGCGGctggacggcggcggcgccgggacGGCGTTGCGTCTTGAGCTGAGCCTGAGCCTGAGCGTCGCGTCCGCTGGCGCTGGGTAA